A single window of Nicotiana sylvestris chromosome 5, ASM39365v2, whole genome shotgun sequence DNA harbors:
- the LOC138869016 gene encoding secreted RxLR effector protein 161-like: MKDMSETDYILGVKIERDRSNKLLSLSQETYIKKILERFRMNSCKSMDTPIERGEILSLEMCPKTENEKEDMSRVPYSSVVGSLMYAMMCTRPDICYVVGLVSRYQSNPGRDHWKAVKRIFRYLKGTADYSLCYSGNDLYLRGYTDADWAGDRNDRKSTSSYAFLLNGGAMSWKSKKQTCIALSTMEAEFVDCASTVQEAVWLKRFFEHLNIT; encoded by the coding sequence ATGAAAGATATGAGCGAGACAGACTATATCCTTGGAGTTAAGATCGAAAGAGACCGTTCCAATAAGTTATTGAGTTTATCTCAAGAAActtatataaagaaaattttggAGCGTTTTCGTATGAATAGTTGCAAATCCATGGATACTCCTATAGAGAGAGGTGAAATTTTAAGCCTTGAAATGTGTCCCAAgactgaaaatgaaaaggaagacaTGTCTCGAGTTCCATATTCAAGTGTTGTCGGGAGCTTGATGTACGCTATGATGTGTACTCGCCCAGATATTTGTTATGTCGTAGGTCTGGTTAGCAGGTATCAATCCAATCCTGGAAGAGATCATTGGAAAGCTGTGAAGAGAATTTTCAGATACCTGAAGGGAACTGCAGATTATTCACTATGTTATAGTGGAAATGATTTATACTTGAGAGGATATACAGATGCTGATTGGGCTGGTGATCGGAATGATAGAAAATCAACATCCAGTTATGCCTTCTTACTTAATGGTGGTGCTATGTCATGGAAAAGTAAGAAACAAACCTGCATAGCCCTTTCAACAATGGAAGCTGAGTTCGTGGATTGTGCGTCTACAGTACAAGAAGCTGTTTGGTTGAAGAGATTCTTTGAGCATTTGAATATTACATAG